A region of the Thermodesulfobacteriota bacterium genome:
TCTATGGTTCGTTTTAATGTGGTCGGTCGAAAGTCGGTGGTTGATTCCAGCCTGGCAACTTCCTGGGAAATGGCAAGGCGAACCATCCCATCCTGGCTGATTTGGGGGGTAATCTTCAACGATGTGCCGACATCGCGGTATTCATAGGAACTATATGTCTCCGTCCCACCCTCTGCAGTCGATCTTGTCTGGAAGGGGATATTCTTTCCCACATAGATCTTGGCTTCCTCATTATCCGTCGTGAGAAGCTGGGGCGTTGAGATAATTTGAACATCCTTATCTTTTTTATAGACTTCTATGATGGCTGCAATAGTGGGAAAGTCAATACCTGAAATATTAATGGCTTCACCGAAGACCCCGAGGGAAAACCCGCTGGGCAGTGCTCCGGTCGCAGCCAGCCCTGCTAAAGAGGTGGCTTCATCCCCGCTGAATCCGCCTCCGGCAGCTCCGTCTTTGTCGTCGTGGTGTGCCTCCCCAAAACCCCTCCATTCGGTGCCGAGTTTAAAATCCTTGTTTGTATTGACTTCCATGATGAGGCATTCAATGAAAACCATTGCCCGGGGAATGTCGAGTTTTTTTATGATTCCTTCCAGTATTTGGTAATCTTCGTTGTCTGCCATGATGATCAGGCTGTTGGTTGCTTTATCCGCCGTAATGGTTGCCTGGCCTGAAAGAAGTGGGGCTTTTCCTCCTTTTGCAGCCGTTTTGCTCTTGCCGGATGTCTGTGCCTGAAGAACTGTAGCCAGTTCTTCAGCGGTGGCATGTTCCAGATAATACACACGGATTTTTCCCTTGTCTTTGGGGGTCGGTTTGTCGAGCATACTGATCAGGCTCCTGACTCTTAAACTGTCCACCTCACTGGCAAGCAGAACCACTGTATTGGTCCGATCATCAGCAATGAGCGTGATGGTTCTTTCCGATGCGCCTTTTCTGGCCGCTTTTTTCGGCTGAAAAACAGAACTTAAAATCTTAACCAGTTTTTCCGCGTCGGCAAATTCAAGGGGAATAACGGAAATTTCATGGCCGATTCCGGCCACATCGATTGCTTTTAGAATTCGAATCAAACGTATGATATTTGAATGGAAATCTGTGACAATCAGCATGTTTGTCGGTGAATAGGCCAGAACGACGCTGCTCTTTGAAACCAGTGGGGTAAACAGCTTCTTTATTTCAGACGCATTGGCATATTTTAACGTGATGATTTGAGTGATAATCTTATCTTCCGGTGAAGCCGCACTTTCTTTTAGCAAGGTTTTAATATTCTTGGTCCGCGCTTGCGGTGACGGAATGATTTTGATTACTTTACCGGCTGCGACAGTGGCATAACCATGGACTTCCAGCACAGACTCAAAGACTTTATAGGCCTCTTTTACCGAAATTTTGGAAGGAGAAATCACCGTTACCTTTCCCTTGACCTTGTTATCCACCACAAAATTTTTCCCGGTCAGTTCACTGATGAACTTGATAAAAACGTTTATATCCACGCTGTTAAAGTCAATGGAGATAAAACGTTTGGGGTCTACTTTTCCTTTTAGTTCTCCGGAGCCTGTAGTGTTTTTGCCTGTCTGGGCAAATGACAGGCAGGCAACCGAGACAGGTAAAATAAGAATAAGTAAAAAGATAATCACTTTTGATATGTAGACGTATGATTTCATTTTTTTACCCGTACTTTCGGTTTATGGGCGGCATAATTAAAAGCAATGATAAAAACACCTGGAAAAGAAATAGGAAATAAAAATTCATTCTGATTTTGCATGAACCGATTATAATCAATTTGTTAAAATTATTCAATATTATATTCTATGGTTCTATTTCGGCCCCTTCTTTTGATGTCTATGGCCATATTGGAAGACGATTTTAGATTTTCGTATAATTTCAAAGCATCGTCCACCGATACAAGACTGCTTCCATTCACACCGGTTATGATATCTCCGCTTCTAAGCCCCATCCTCCGGAAAATAGATCCCCGCTGTATGCTGGATAGCATAAGGCCGGCGGCCCGTCCGTTTTCAGTATGGGGTCTGATTTTCACCTGTTTCATTAGTTCATTTACATTTTCAACCGATCTTTCTATCTGCGAACGCTTTAAGGTGATGTTTTGTCGGCGTGATTTTCTTATCACGCGGGGAGGTCTTCTGGCAACTGCACGGCCCCGCATTTCCTCTATTTCCAGAACTTCATCCTGGCCGTTTACACTCAATATGACTTTTTCTCTAAAAATCATCTTAACCGTTGCGTTTTGGACGGCATCTCCCATTTTGTAAAGATTTTGCTGTCTGGACTTGGCTTCCTCAATCACTGCATAGGTCTGCCCCCCCAGACCCGAAACAGTCCCCCAAAGTTTCAGCTTCAGCTCTGTTTGTTTCAGTGTTGCTATTTTAATCGAAGCCGGTTTTGAGTCCGCATTTTTATTGGTGTTAAAAAGATTTCGCTTAACTATCGGCTGATAATAACTCAACGGCTGGCTGGGTTCATCTTCCCCGCCTGATATCTGCCTGCCGCCTATTACCTGGGGAGGAGGAACAGGATCCAGCCGGTAGCTGGTCACTTGGTAAAACCCGCTGATGCTGAAGTAAACGGCAATGGTTATTAACACGATGTTCGATATCGTAAAGTATCTGCTTGTCATGGTTATCACAGCAATTATTTTGTGTCTGTTTATACCCCATGGGGAGAAAAAGGTTCCCCAATCTCCGTTCAGCGAACACTTACATTATTTCACAGTATATTCAGGGTGATCAATAGTACCGCCAACCTTGAAAGAAAAGGAACGGCTGCCCGACATTTTTTCAGGGAATAGACTCGCCAGAAGATTTTCTTTCATGCTTTCGAAAAAAAAAGGTTTGAGTTCAATCTTTCCTTTCAGGTTTAGCACACTTGAGCCAAAGCTCTTTTTTACAACGGCAGAGCCGGAAATGTTTGCGTTTATTTGGTGTCCTTCAATGATGCAGCTTTTTAGCTGCAATCTTTTGTTTACGGTGGTTAAATCGGCTTCAATTTTGTTGAAAGTAAAGGTTCCATGGTTGAAGACAGGTTTATTAAATTTTATGTTGCAGTCTGATATGCCTAGCGTTGCTTCCATGATCCTGTCGGAACCTTTATTATTACTGTAAGTCACCTTTCCGTCAAGTATTCCGGAAATTTTATATATTTCTTTGTTGCTGCCGGCCGGAATTTGTACGGCAGGTATATCTTTTAGCTGAATTCCTGTCAGGTCCGCATCAATTTTAATATGTCCGGCATTGTCACCAATATTTCCCCTTCCTTTGATTATGCCGTCACCGGCAACGCCTTTAAATGAAAAAGCTTTTTTTGAGCTCAAAAGCGACAAAAATCCCGGTACTATTTTTATCGTTTCAGCATCCAACAGCAAACTGCGAATATAGTAAAAGCTTACATTGTTCAGTCGGACGCCCGGAGGAAAAGCCGGGCTTATGGTATTGATGGAAATGGACACATCCGGATGAATACCGCTCAGTTGATGCTCAATATATGTTTTAACGGTATCCGAAGGAAAGAGAATATAAAGAAAAAAAATAAGCGCGGCAATAATATAAGATATGTACAATAATATTTTCTTTGTTTTATTCATGATCTTATTTAGTTAGCAACATTATATGGATGGTTTATTGTCAATTTCAGCCATATGCTTTTTTACGTTGAAAGAAAATGTTACGGATTACGAGTTGCGTGTTGTTGGCAGGAAAGTTATACCCCGCAACCCGTAAACCCGGAACATATACAAAATAACCAAACAAACAAGTTCTAAAAATCCGCATAATGGTTAGCGTTGAATTTCATTGTGGGGATAATGACTTTCAGCTATTTACCATGAGCTGCAGCCTCAGTGAATCATATTTCGGCAGTTTCGATCTGCAGTATGGCATTTATGTATCTTTCTTTACCACCTGTTTTTACGATCGAAATTCTCGTTATGCTCACCACATTTCTGGACGTTTCAACCCCATGCAAATAAGAGGTAAGCTGTTTTAAGGTGATACCTTGAAGCTTCATTTCAACTTTTGAAACCTTAAATCCGTTTTTTCCCATGTCAGATGTCGAAGGTTTCATATAGGAGATATGATTTTTAATCCCCGATTTATCAGCAAGTCTGTCGAGAAAGGAAAAAAGCGTGAAATCTTTTTTCCTTGCCTCAAAGCGTTTTTTGGATAACCTGGCCGTTTCCCTGATTGTACCATATTCGGATTGAAGCAGACGCATCTCTTCAAGCGTTTTCCTTTGAGCCTGAAGCGTTCTGGTCAGACGATCTCTTTTATTGATAAGCGGAAAAATAATAAACTGTATAACAATAAAGAGCGCGATTAAAACCGATGCCGCATAAACCGCATACTTTTCACGCTGATTTAAATTTTTAAGTTTATCCAGATTCATAAAACAACCTTGAGTTTGAAACGGATACGGGTCCCTGATTTTTCTTTGCTGGTAGAGGTAATAATCACTTTTTGAAAAAGCTTCGATTCCTCGAGTCGACTCTTTATTTCATCTGCAGAGTTAAAAGTATCTGTAATCCCTGACACCATAACGTTTTCAGGGCTGATGACCAGCCTGGTAAAATCGACATCCAGCTTGTCCGGAATTCTTTTGCTAATTTCATTTAACACATCAATACTGCGAATGTATTTGGTTGTTTCCGACGGAAAGAAGGTACTTTTTTTCGCCTCATTTATTTTTACCTTCATCTGTTGCAATGGATCGACTATTTTGGTGACTTCCGGAAAAGTGGTTTTAAAAATATCGGTGATCTGGTGGTTTAGATGGCTTATTTTATTATTAATGAAATAAAAGTTGAGTATGAAATTTAACAAAGCAAGCGCCAATACCACTCCGGCCAGAGCACCTGTTTTTACCAGGCTGGTTTTGTGTCTGGCTAAAAATTCGTTAACCACAAAACTGTCTTTATGGAAATTAAGCCTGTCGTTTCCTTTGTCTTCATTAAGTGCAAGCGCCAGTGCATTGTCAAGCTTGGCAAAGTTGAAAGAACTCGCAGCGTAATTTTCAATTCCACTATCGATTTCCCGAAAAAGCTCTATTCGATGGACGGGAACATTGAGCAGATCTGACAGCTGTTTTTCAAAATTAAGCTGAATGCAGCCCGGGCCGGTTGCTCGGATTTCCTCCGGCATAAAGTCGGTATTAAAAAGCTCTGAAAATGCATCTGTGGTTCGCTGGATGTTGATGCCAATTGATTTTATGGCAGAAGAAGTATTTGCAGGAACCGGAAAGCTGCGAATAAGGGATATCCGATTCGATGCAACGGCAAATAAAGTGGCTTTATCGACTTCAATGTCTGCAAAAAGCCAATTTTCAGGAGTATGGGCAGACTTCGCCAGGCAAAGAGTCGGGTAATAACCGCCGATCGTTATGATTTCAGGTTCGATCCTGAACGATGCCAGCGTGTCGATGTATTCCTCCAGAATGACTTTTTTAATGCCGGCAGCGATAAGATCGGTATGACCGGCATTTTCTGAAATAGTTATGGTGTGAAAATCGATTGCCATATCCTCCACCGCAAACGGGAGTGTCGGCTCCAACTCATAAGGAAGAATCTGAATAATTTTTTTCTTATTGGTAAAGGGAACTCGGATATTTCTAAACAATGCCTGATTGGCCGGAAAAGAAGCCACACATGTACAGCCGGTTGCGTCGATCTTTTCGACAATTTTTTTAACAGCACCAGCCAGAGTGTCTTTGGACTCTTTTTGTTCAGATAGCGAAACAATATCATAAGCCTCTATCTGAACAGATTTGCTGCCTTTGTTTAAAAGAACATAAGATACCGCGTGGTGACGTATATCAAGTCCGAGAGTTTTCCGGTTCATCCGTTTACCTCTAAACTATAATCCATGAGCCGTCAGCTATGAGCTGTATCTGCTTAAGACCTTGCATTTCCACTTTTTATCTTTTTTATCCTGTTCACGTCTGATCACAGATGTAATGCTGTATTTCATATCGCGCAGGGTTGCGGTCGACTCAATGCGAAAAATATTGCTTGAAGTGGTTATTAGATCAGCATTGATTTTAAGATCACCGCAACCAGGCACTTTTTTGTACCAGGTGGAACTTGAAAGGTCGTGAATATATTCCTCTCCTTCGGTTTCCCTTCGATATTCGTCAATCAGGGAAGCAAGGTCTTCGTATCCTTCAGGCATAAGCGCAATTAACACAGGCAGCTCGGCGGTATTGATATTTATCTTACCTTTAAAGGTAAATGTATTGTCTCCGGAGCTTTCAATGCCGTAAACAGTCATATAGGCAGAAATTCCGGGTGTTTCTTCTGTGCCGTAATAAAATTCCGGCAAAATACCTTTTACCAGCAACAGATCACTCATGTCGCTGAACAATCCATTTTTGCAAGGGTATCCCGGATCAAGGTCCTGGTAATATCCCGATTCAGCCCCATTTAACCCGGTAATGGCATCATCATCGTCGGAATCAAGCCAGTCTTTGGCAGAAGAGATTATCGCAGTGGGATTACTTTCAGTTTCAAAAAGGTCGGGCAAGATAAAAAGGCGCAGAAACCTGTCCCATAAAATCCGCTGAGATTCATTGAATATCCGGCTGTCAGGGAATGTCACCAGGGCGTTTGCCTGTATTCTGCTGAGTTCATCACTGATTTTTACGCTAACATTTCCGTCTTCAAAAGAGGTGCTCAACAGGAGAGCGTTAATTTTATCAGGGTTTGCCCAATCTTCCTGGATAGAATCGATTTCTGAATCCATCCTGTCTTTTACCAGCATCGCCATGGCCACATTTATGCCGGAAGATGCCATGGTTGACAGGGTGTGTCTGTCTCTGGCTGCGGCTGCCGAAAATACCGATACGCGTGCCCTTCTGTTTAATTCCAGTGAAGTTGCCACCAACACCGTTATAACGGAAAGGGTGACAAGAAGGGCCATTCCTTTGTTATTTCCGGTAAAACGTACCATTATTTTAAGATTTGCGTTCAATTTTATCCCTGAATACAGGCAGTTTTATCATGGTTTCAAAGGGCAAAAATTTTGCCTCATGACCTATTTCGAGTGTGATCTTGATGGCCGTGGGGGTTGAATAACCGACATCCGCTGAATCAGAATCCCACCTGTCATATTCACTGCCCTGTTGGTCATAATATTTAAAAACCAGTGATTTGACACTTTCACACAACACCGGATCGCTTTTTTTTTCTTCAAACGGTTCATAGGGGTACAACGTGTCCCCCCGTCTCAGCACATAGTTTGTTTCATCCGACTTTTGAACATAATAGGCAATCCGGGCAATTCCTTCTTGAATGCTTTTTTCAAGGGATACGTGGGCGCGGGAGGCAAACATAAGTCGGGAAAAACTTTCACCCCCTGCATCTGCTGTATCCCCTTTAACTTTGAAAGGGTCTTCATCGTCATCGATATCCACAGGAGTGTATTCCGGAGGCAGGCATATATGCAAAGATCCAAGATCATCATCTATTCGGCTTAGACAGCTTTTTGCCATTTCATATACAGCCATATCTTCTTCAACAGCTTTAGCATTAGAAAAAACAAGATTGTGTGATCCGAATATGGTGGTTATAATAATGGCAAAGATAGAAATAGCAATGAGG
Encoded here:
- the pilM gene encoding pilus assembly protein PilM, which translates into the protein MNRKTLGLDIRHHAVSYVLLNKGSKSVQIEAYDIVSLSEQKESKDTLAGAVKKIVEKIDATGCTCVASFPANQALFRNIRVPFTNKKKIIQILPYELEPTLPFAVEDMAIDFHTITISENAGHTDLIAAGIKKVILEEYIDTLASFRIEPEIITIGGYYPTLCLAKSAHTPENWLFADIEVDKATLFAVASNRISLIRSFPVPANTSSAIKSIGINIQRTTDAFSELFNTDFMPEEIRATGPGCIQLNFEKQLSDLLNVPVHRIELFREIDSGIENYAASSFNFAKLDNALALALNEDKGNDRLNFHKDSFVVNEFLARHKTSLVKTGALAGVVLALALLNFILNFYFINNKISHLNHQITDIFKTTFPEVTKIVDPLQQMKVKINEAKKSTFFPSETTKYIRSIDVLNEISKRIPDKLDVDFTRLVISPENVMVSGITDTFNSADEIKSRLEESKLFQKVIITSTSKEKSGTRIRFKLKVVL
- a CDS encoding type II secretion system protein GspJ, producing the protein MFTASDYTNFSANTETGFTLLEILIAISIFAIIITTIFGSHNLVFSNAKAVEEDMAVYEMAKSCLSRIDDDLGSLHICLPPEYTPVDIDDDEDPFKVKGDTADAGGESFSRLMFASRAHVSLEKSIQEGIARIAYYVQKSDETNYVLRRGDTLYPYEPFEEKKSDPVLCESVKSLVFKYYDQQGSEYDRWDSDSADVGYSTPTAIKITLEIGHEAKFLPFETMIKLPVFRDKIERKS
- a CDS encoding type II secretion system protein GspK, translating into MNANLKIMVRFTGNNKGMALLVTLSVITVLVATSLELNRRARVSVFSAAAARDRHTLSTMASSGINVAMAMLVKDRMDSEIDSIQEDWANPDKINALLLSTSFEDGNVSVKISDELSRIQANALVTFPDSRIFNESQRILWDRFLRLFILPDLFETESNPTAIISSAKDWLDSDDDDAITGLNGAESGYYQDLDPGYPCKNGLFSDMSDLLLVKGILPEFYYGTEETPGISAYMTVYGIESSGDNTFTFKGKININTAELPVLIALMPEGYEDLASLIDEYRRETEGEEYIHDLSSSTWYKKVPGCGDLKINADLITTSSNIFRIESTATLRDMKYSITSVIRREQDKKDKKWKCKVLSRYSS
- the gspN gene encoding type II secretion system protein GspN, with product MNKTKKILLYISYIIAALIFFLYILFPSDTVKTYIEHQLSGIHPDVSISINTISPAFPPGVRLNNVSFYYIRSLLLDAETIKIVPGFLSLLSSKKAFSFKGVAGDGIIKGRGNIGDNAGHIKIDADLTGIQLKDIPAVQIPAGSNKEIYKISGILDGKVTYSNNKGSDRIMEATLGISDCNIKFNKPVFNHGTFTFNKIEADLTTVNKRLQLKSCIIEGHQINANISGSAVVKKSFGSSVLNLKGKIELKPFFFESMKENLLASLFPEKMSGSRSFSFKVGGTIDHPEYTVK
- the gspM gene encoding type II secretion system protein GspM, producing MNLDKLKNLNQREKYAVYAASVLIALFIVIQFIIFPLINKRDRLTRTLQAQRKTLEEMRLLQSEYGTIRETARLSKKRFEARKKDFTLFSFLDRLADKSGIKNHISYMKPSTSDMGKNGFKVSKVEMKLQGITLKQLTSYLHGVETSRNVVSITRISIVKTGGKERYINAILQIETAEI
- the gspC gene encoding type II secretion system protein GspC produces the protein MTSRYFTISNIVLITIAVYFSISGFYQVTSYRLDPVPPPQVIGGRQISGGEDEPSQPLSYYQPIVKRNLFNTNKNADSKPASIKIATLKQTELKLKLWGTVSGLGGQTYAVIEEAKSRQQNLYKMGDAVQNATVKMIFREKVILSVNGQDEVLEIEEMRGRAVARRPPRVIRKSRRQNITLKRSQIERSVENVNELMKQVKIRPHTENGRAAGLMLSSIQRGSIFRRMGLRSGDIITGVNGSSLVSVDDALKLYENLKSSSNMAIDIKRRGRNRTIEYNIE
- the gspD gene encoding type II secretion system secretin GspD, with product MKSYVYISKVIIFLLILILPVSVACLSFAQTGKNTTGSGELKGKVDPKRFISIDFNSVDINVFIKFISELTGKNFVVDNKVKGKVTVISPSKISVKEAYKVFESVLEVHGYATVAAGKVIKIIPSPQARTKNIKTLLKESAASPEDKIITQIITLKYANASEIKKLFTPLVSKSSVVLAYSPTNMLIVTDFHSNIIRLIRILKAIDVAGIGHEISVIPLEFADAEKLVKILSSVFQPKKAARKGASERTITLIADDRTNTVVLLASEVDSLRVRSLISMLDKPTPKDKGKIRVYYLEHATAEELATVLQAQTSGKSKTAAKGGKAPLLSGQATITADKATNSLIIMADNEDYQILEGIIKKLDIPRAMVFIECLIMEVNTNKDFKLGTEWRGFGEAHHDDKDGAAGGGFSGDEATSLAGLAATGALPSGFSLGVFGEAINISGIDFPTIAAIIEVYKKDKDVQIISTPQLLTTDNEEAKIYVGKNIPFQTRSTAEGGTETYSSYEYRDVGTSLKITPQISQDGMVRLAISQEVARLESTTDFRPTTLKRTIDTTVIVDDNSTVVIGGLIDDSFSKTEYKVPILGDIPLLGWLFKSRKKGREKTNLFVFLTPHVINNRADAQKLYNQKKEKISEVEKGSIKMYKTNTKKSTSTSREPDGR